Proteins found in one Bacteroidota bacterium genomic segment:
- the glpK gene encoding glycerol kinase GlpK: MKKYILAIDQGTTSCRAIVFDAQANVVAVGQKEFTQHFPQPGWVEHDADEIWSNQLAVIRQAIERAGIQPAEIAAIGITNQRETTVVWDRMTGVPIHRAIVWQDRRTASICEELKTAGHENLFKSRTGLVLDAYFSGTKLKWILENVPGAKARAAAGELCFGTIDAWLIWKLTGGKVHATDASNASRTLLFDIEKGEWDAEILRILDIPAAILPEVRDSSGDFGFTLPDLLGGTSIPIAGVAGDQQAALFGQACFDPGMVKNTYGTGCFMLMNTGNERVESRSGLLTTVAWRIAGKTEYALEGSVFIAGAAIQWLRDGLHMIDDSRDSEYFATKVPDTGGVYFVPAFAGLAAPYWDMYARGAIFGLTRGTGKAEMVRAALEAMAYQTRDVLAAMQSDSAIALKTLRVDGGATANNFLMQFQADMLDVPVQRPQIQETTALGAAYLAGIGVGLWTKDEISANWHQERRFEPEMLPDRREFLYKGWLRAVSRTKGWVEA, from the coding sequence ATGAAGAAATACATTCTTGCCATTGATCAGGGAACCACGAGCTGCCGTGCCATCGTTTTTGATGCCCAAGCGAATGTGGTTGCCGTTGGGCAGAAGGAGTTTACGCAGCATTTTCCGCAACCCGGATGGGTCGAGCACGATGCCGACGAAATTTGGAGCAATCAGCTTGCGGTCATTCGGCAGGCCATCGAAAGGGCAGGCATTCAGCCCGCGGAAATTGCAGCGATCGGCATCACCAATCAGCGCGAGACGACCGTGGTTTGGGACCGGATGACCGGCGTGCCCATTCACCGCGCCATCGTTTGGCAGGATCGCCGAACTGCCAGCATCTGCGAGGAACTGAAGACAGCTGGACATGAAAACCTGTTCAAATCCCGCACAGGGCTGGTTTTGGATGCTTATTTCTCCGGCACCAAGCTCAAATGGATTCTGGAAAACGTGCCCGGCGCCAAGGCGAGAGCAGCGGCCGGCGAACTATGCTTCGGGACCATCGATGCCTGGTTGATCTGGAAATTGACCGGCGGCAAGGTACATGCTACAGACGCCTCCAATGCCAGCCGAACATTGTTGTTTGACATTGAAAAAGGCGAATGGGATGCCGAGATTCTCCGAATTCTGGACATTCCCGCAGCCATTTTGCCCGAAGTGCGCGACAGTTCGGGGGATTTTGGTTTCACACTGCCCGACTTGCTGGGTGGTACGTCCATTCCGATTGCGGGTGTGGCCGGGGATCAGCAGGCTGCGCTGTTTGGGCAGGCCTGTTTCGATCCGGGAATGGTCAAAAACACCTACGGTACCGGCTGTTTCATGCTGATGAATACGGGCAATGAAAGGGTTGAATCCCGTTCGGGTTTGCTCACGACCGTGGCCTGGCGCATTGCCGGCAAGACCGAATATGCCTTGGAAGGCAGCGTTTTTATCGCTGGGGCCGCCATTCAATGGCTGCGCGATGGGCTGCACATGATCGACGACAGCCGCGATTCGGAGTATTTTGCCACCAAGGTTCCCGATACGGGTGGCGTTTATTTTGTGCCCGCATTTGCCGGACTCGCTGCGCCTTATTGGGACATGTATGCCCGTGGCGCCATTTTTGGATTGACGCGCGGCACTGGGAAAGCCGAGATGGTGCGCGCCGCTTTGGAAGCCATGGCCTACCAAACCCGCGATGTCTTGGCAGCCATGCAAAGCGATTCGGCAATTGCACTCAAAACATTGCGCGTTGACGGTGGCGCTACTGCCAACAACTTCCTCATGCAATTCCAGGCCGACATGCTCGATGTGCCCGTTCAGCGCCCGCAGATTCAGGAGACGACCGCACTCGGCGCCGCCTACCTCGCAGGAATCGGGGTCGGATTGTGGACCAAAGATGAAATTTCTGCCAATTGGCATCAGGAACGCCGTTTTGAGCCAGAAATGTTGCCCGATCGCCGGGAGTTCCTCTACAAAGGTTGGCTTCGTGCCGTCTCAAGAACAAAAGGATGGGTGGAAGCATGA